Proteins from a single region of Trichoderma asperellum chromosome 3, complete sequence:
- a CDS encoding uncharacterized protein (TransMembrane:2 (i21-41o61-85i)~EggNog:ENOG41), translating into MRARPNGRPHDRAMSSTRIGGFAMTIPIISVAVGSMGYAAWRINWPALVQSFLTGPGRTSRLLLLFFIIFNWKTLPFAWTYRIIYAMLYHMVFRKSPKLGPRALFKPMISETKAPILEIDYNLHKSNSTYFADLDISRTHLCAYLLRPAIRSMSNNAKTRLVKDPRTGEPVKGSFAIALGSVMCSFKREISSFQSYELWSRVATWDRKWLYIITYFMPKGAARPTEWLDPRFRRVRTRDHKDATSGWEKKIHATAMSKYVFKVGRLTVHPATVLSDSGLLPQRPGGWVSGPNQVGDETVDVSDINLAADGEWDWRRIEAQRREGMKLAAQFNALDGLHDSFDGGNYGAIARFGPG; encoded by the exons ATGCGCGCACGGCCAAACGGACGGCCTCACGACCGAGCCATGTCGTCCACCAGGATCGGCGGGTTCGCCATGACGATTCCCATCATCTCTGTTGCCGTCGGATCGATGGGATACGCCGCCTGGCGCATCAACTGGCCGGCCTTGGTGCAGTCCTTTCTGACAGGGCCAGGCCGGACAtcgcggctgctgctgctctttttcatcatcttcaactgGAAGACTCTCCCGTTTGCGTGGACT TATCGCATCATATACGCCATGCTCTACCACATGGTCTTCCGCAAATCACCAAAGCTCGGCCCCCGTGCGCTCTTCAAACCCATGATCTCCGAAACCAAAGCCCCTATTCTTGAAATCGACTACAACCTTCACAAATCCAACTCAACATACTTTGCCGATCTCGACATATCGCGAACGCACCTCTGTGCCTATCTGCTGCGGCCAGCCATCCGCAGCATGTCCAACAACGCCAAGACACGACTTGTCAAGGATCCTCGTACCGGCGAGCCTGTCAAGGGCAGCTTTGCCATTGCGCTGGGCTCCGTCATGTGCAGCTTCAAGCGCGAAATCTCATCATTCCAGTCCTACGAGCTATGGAGTCGCGTTGCTACCTGGGACCGGAAGTGGCTTTACATCATCACATACTTCATGCCCAAGGGCGCTGCCAGACCAACCGAGTGGCTGGATCCACGATTCCGCCGCGTGAGGACGAGAGATCACAAGGACGCTACTAGCggttgggagaagaagatccaTGCCACGGCCATGAGCAAATACGTCTTCAAGGTTGGCCGCCTTACTGTCCATCCCGCAACGGTGCTTTCCGACTCGGGCTTGCTGCCTCAGCGACCTGGTGGCTGGGTTAGCGGTCCTAATCAAGTTGGCGATGAGACTGTAGACGTGAGCGACATCAACCTGGCTGCCGATGGCGAGTGGGACTGGCGCCGCATTGAAGCTCAGCGTCGGGAAGGCATGAAGCTGGCGGCTCAGTTCAATGCCCTGGATGGACTTCACGATTCGTTTGACGGCGGCAACTACGGCGCCATTGCCAGATTCGGACCCGGCTAA
- a CDS encoding uncharacterized protein (EggNog:ENOG41~SECRETED:SignalP(1-22)): MASLFQLFVLLFAAALTVSAASAPNMTSLVDKLPPCSLNCIVEGVTQDGCAISDLACGCSKINELTKTVSPCMANAGCTLDEMTQAASAVVQLCESAGLITNTTAGDPTSTTGAASAATTKSDAGRFAREFGFAYAAFGVLVAMVVL, from the exons ATGGCCTCCTTATTCCAgctcttcgtcctcctcttcgcgGCAGCCCTGACTGTGTCAGCTGCCTCCGCCCCCAACATGACCAGCCTCGTCGACAAACTTCCCCCTTGCTCCCTCAATTGTATCGTCGAAGGCGTCACTCAGGATGGCTGTGCCATCAGCGACCTCGCCTGCGGGTGCTCCAAGATCAACGAACTCACAAAGACTGTCTCGCCATGCATGGCGAATGCTGGCTGCACTCTCGATGAAATGACTC aagctgcttctgctgtcgTTCAACTCTGCGAATCTGCCGGTCTCATCACAAACACCACCGCAGGTGACCCGACTTCGACCACTGGAGCAGCATCGGCAGCAACTACCAAGTCTGACGCGGGGCGATTCGCACGAGAGTTCGGATTCGCGTACGCCGCCTTTGGTGTATTGGTAGCCATGGTTGTTCTGTAA
- the GLE2 gene encoding RNA export factor gle2 (BUSCO:EOG092D2DE1) — MSGLFGSAAASSAASTTVGDLKQDVALSDPPSDSISDLSFSPAPNGPDFLAVSSWDNKVRIYEIAQNGQSQGRHAFEHSQPVLGCDFSKDGTKVASAGADKNVKVCDLASQQDVVVGTHDQPVRSVRFFDSGSGTMVVSGSWDKTVKYWDLRQQQPAATLACQERVYTMDVQQNLLVIGTADRYINVVDLKNPTKFYKTLQSPLKWQTRVVSCFPDSSGFAIGSIEGRCAIQYVEEKDSTSNFSFKCHRDPVQSNVVNVHAVNDISFHPVHGTFSTAGSDGTFHFWDKDAKHRLKGYPNVGGSITSTTFNKTGSIFAYAVCYDWSKGFQHNTQNYPIKVMLHPVNNDECKPRPSAKKR, encoded by the exons ATGTCCGGTCTATTCGGaagtgctgctgccagctccGCTGCTTCGACCACGGTGGGCGATCTGAAGCAGGACGTGGCCCTCAGCGACCCTCCTTCCGACAGCATCTCCGACCTTTCGTTCTCTCCAGCCCCCAACGGACCCGACTTTCTGGCCGTATCAAGTTGGGATAACAAGGTCCGAATCTACGAAATTGCCCAGAACGGCCAGAGCCAGGGCCGTCACGCGTTTGAGCACAGCCAGCCCGTGCTGGGATGCGATTTTTCAAAG GATGGAACAAAAGTCGCCTCTGCTGGTGCGGACAAGAACGTCAAAGTCTGCGACCTAGCATCTCAGCaagatgttgttgttggaaCACACGACCAGCCCGTACGAAGCGTGCGCTTCTTCGACAGCGGCAGTGGAACAATGGTTGTGTCTGGATCTTGGGACAAGACTGTTAAATACTGGGATCTTCGGCAACAACAGCCCGCCGCTACTCTCGCCTGCCAAGAGCGAGTGTACACCATGGATGTGCAGCAGAACCTGCTTGTCATCGGCACGGCTGATCGCTACATCAACGTTGTCGACCTCAAGAACCCAACCAAATTCTACAAGACGCTGCAGAGCCCCCTAAAGTGGCAGACCAGAGTTGTCAGCTGCTTCCCCGACTCAAGTGGTTTCGCAATTGGCAGTATCGAAGGCCGCTGTGCCATTCAGTAtgtggaggagaaggactCTAC ATCCAACTTTTCGTTTAAATGCCATCGCGACCCGGTTCAGAGCAATGTGGTTAACGTGCATGCCGTCAACGACATTTCCTTCCACCCTGTCCACGGAACCTTTAGCACCGCTGGATCGGATGGCACGTTCCACTTCTGGGACAAGGATGCCAAGCACCGTCTCAAGGGCTATCCCAACGTGGGTGGTAGCATCACCTCGACGACGTTCAACAAGACGGGAAGCATCTTCGCCTACGCCGTTTGCTACGACTGGAGCAAGGGCTTCCAACACAACACGCAGAACTACCCAATCAAGGTCATGCTGCATCCCGTTAACAACGACGAGTGCAAGCCCAGACCATCAGCCAAGAAGAGGTAA
- a CDS encoding uncharacterized protein (EggNog:ENOG41) yields MSRVTAPVVKLTRALSSTTAARAANPLLDASAYNAGAVLMPKYAELLRGRRNTIEMSESSRTLTTTHRPTPQPSIANRAKPLMQTFSSVASSTSTPAAHLDAAVLPAFSSFNSSSSFADALPRMPLLPDNYGAAHPAPDADLPVSIPSSSIVAVNPDNVVPATPLSSLSGVLDTVELKFVHDQPASPAAQEESQGMIRDLWKGMVEDVFGSNQAVPKSH; encoded by the exons ATGTCTCGTGTTACTGCTCCCGTCGTCAAGCTCACCCGCGCCTTGAGCTCCACGACCGCAGCTCGTGCCGCCAACCCGCTCCTCGACGCTTCGGCTTACAATGCCGGCGCCGTGCTGATGCCAAAGTACGCAGAGCTCCTGCGCGGTCGCAGAAATACCATCGAGATGTCCGAG TCTTCTCGAACcctcaccaccacccaccGTCCTACTCCTCAGCCCTCCATCGCCAACCGCGCCAAGCCTCTGATGCAGACCTTCTCCAGCGTCGCATCCTCAACCTCAACTCCCGCTGCGCACCTTGACGCCGCTGTCCTCCCGGCCTTTAGCAGCTTcaactcttcctcttcattcgCAGATGCCCTCCCCCGCATGCCCCTTCTGCCCGACAACTACGGCGCTGCCCACCCCGCGCCTGATGCCGATCTGCCGGTTTCCATCCCCAGCTCGTCCATCGTCGCGGTTAACCCGGATAACGTTGTCCCTGCCACACCGCTCTCTTCATTAAGCGGCGTTCTGGACACGGTTGAGCTGAAATTCGTGCATGACCAGCCTGCTTCTCCTGCCGCTCAGGAAGAGAGCCAGGGCATGATCCGGGATCTGTGGAAGGGCATGGTCGAGGATGTCTTTGGCTCAAATCAGGCCGTCCCTAAATCACATTAg
- a CDS encoding uncharacterized protein (EggNog:ENOG41), with protein sequence MSTVQQNEGGNMACTETIAETEDAIRIESHVDIESFIQQEDIEDDDASTDSSEVSDVATSILLSTAEKVPPLGLSRGWGSSSYDDYDVITVHGLRDNHNTAWKSLNGEDWLRVDLFEDMRIRQLDFFYATDESARVFQEEGIKTEARYLLQSYYYKRRELPDIEANRPIVWICHDIGGSIVKQALIECMQATTVEEYGDVETWGHMKEFRRKVIACSTTIVYLGCPHRVESTDILEDELHELLSFPGHIIKQGILRKIKTVARQVSNINFQFCETNLFSHMTSINIFCLHTQNEIELDLQMDDENAANPHQIAERCQDDLHAKNDSGQKSDEGLPPALSESPSFLAESGLPFCRYSIILDNTFGREDSYQLKEHGTDHLELVRGKQADKRWVLFFSDRFAEKQYPLKINTDAIYDQISLLSLIPPRKMPRTHMGGALTEHHIRKLQFTSWLANQDAYKNCLEGRGPHILYIDCYAEEASRAAMLSQYIRTMYDFHVGDRSQYSYRLPFYFEFNEFDTRYNSIKAMLVTFLCEMVSRHWHTSPTIRLVLRNFHYYRCWSLKDLFKLFTEIRKCPYVNRYTLFLCCWDSCIEDERTWFLTRVLEQHSRSELDYTVVITTRGPDKFLKSSIDNSQVLSLEKCPVPLYGFAEDEGDNVSGLMLLLEDILRKRPALQGLKSVMIQLIDECSQKSHLGYIILNWLGHFGRGSPISDIARTLERLRPVTPDSILAVIIGNLRPEKRKLAQTIYRWVRYGVEPLTVEALGHAIAASTTSDDISLLDIDHEYLLENLERIFCGIIKIEGHDIKFSYDSFYVSNLVEFEGDVHEQGFSSHGELARACLRYLLCDEVQKQYSKFSVENYGGDIDKCLLLPPRDDLLAYAVRLWAAHYRLSGHHRPLELALEFFKAKGARNKWAEAHYLLSNPFTRCQRSFISVLPLTAALGLEDVISKQIEEQQHSQYFQQDCWLAIAEAARNGHIHIVRKLLGHVQAEELGLQDAIFWATHSGNEKIMTELLGKVALLDKFSFPESVLLRAAAAGLHDLVSSIIQTDYDLSETNLDIRNETALHTAVYWGHEKIVELLLDSNMDPTTEDGEGRTAFRLAVMMGDTNIIQLFLNKRKMTHDEEQLGPLILNTAISVGEYAALKCLLFAGADCNVGAFDANDELRYPIIHAADCGKIRCLHILLENGADACTKSKEGSPLYLLCSEIQAIDGYRALLEHGADPNECYSDKEMLIKRALRTNDKRLIEVLSENGAQFNKPDTNGILPITVAVSLCSTEILEYILDKGADANYTPEGATAPILYAVTPECDIKIAELLLSKGANVNCANRPAEYTPLHLAYDMPDFATLFLKHGADINAMSRYGTVLMLVAQWGRVDTMNILLSHKSPPADLNATIIEEENGEDYPKTALDLALQFKQYECANLLLEAGAQLDAKFEDARLVVQSCEDNNSGEAIKVMRYYLQHGMQADHVDEHKNTILHGIEELTTTPLIQLLIGYGCPFDTANNDGLTPLAMAVKFDNVAAAKYLISIGARTNVSGPSFGSLLHLALKSKSRDESKIIEMMKILIDAKTDPHKLSQGPEGKSLLQMAISEFYGRTLHRLARFLIDDVGIDVNERSGSDEYPITIACDYREWNLVDYFLRRGADVNVANGHGRRAIHFAAALAEKPRPIQVLAKAGADMQAADNFGRTSLHFIATSRHARITWTKAFTKNLDINIKDIDGWTPLMWACKAGEEAEDIIVKLVNDYGADIWARSTDGEWSPFKLACLNDMDTGILEILRPPEGKQQRICEDGTIQHWDVAPHYDTWKIGNGRLFCGSCFMSTGWPRFRCTVCKLPYMLCFKCIAHQDKMHNAEHEFTEYFDETEDAVGDEMPDSDNESDSRDRHDSGEGEDSNDEDEDEDEDEDDDENDDEIDESDE encoded by the exons ATGTCGACAGTGCAGCAAAACGAAGGGGGGAATATGGCTTGTACCGAAACCATAGCAGAGACTGAAGATGCAATACGCATAGAAAGTCATGTCGATATTGAAAGCTTTATTCAGCAAGAAGACATAGAAGACGATGACGCATCTACGGACTCATCAGAAGTATCTGACGTAGCAACGTCGATATTGCTGTCAACTGCAGAAAAAGTCCCGCCTCTTGGCCTCAGTAGAGGCTGGGGTAGTTCGTCCTATGATGACTATGA TGTAATTACTGTCCATGGCCTTCGTGATAACCATAATACAGCCTGGAAATCATTGAACGGAGAAGACTGGCTTAGAGTTGATCTATTTGAAGATATGCGAATCCGCCAATTAGATTTCTTTTATGCTACTGATGAATCAGCAAGAGTattccaagaagaaggaattaAAACTGAAGCACGATATTTGCTtcaaagttattattataaaaggcGCGAGCTTCCAGAT ATTGAAGCTAATCGACCTATCGTATGGATATGCCATGATATTGGAGGATCTATTGTCAAACAG GCTCTTATCGAATGCATGCAAGCCACGACTGTAGAAGAATATGGAGACGTAGAAACATGGGGTCATATGAAAGAATTCCGCAGAAAAGTCATAGCATGCTCTACTACAATT GTATATCTCGGTTGTCCACATAGAGTTGAATCCACAGACATATTGGAAGATGAGTTACACGAGCTGCTAAGTTTTCCAGGTCATATAATCAAGCAAGGCATTttgagaaaaataaaaactgtTGCCCGCCAAGTGAGCAACATTAATTTTCAGTTTTGCGAGACGAACCTTTTCTCTCATATGACGAGCATTAACATATTCTGTCTTCACACTCAGAATGAAATAGAGTTAGACTTACAGATGGATGATGAGAACGCAGCAAACCCCCATCAGATAGCAGAAAGGTGTCAAGATGATCTACATGCTAAAAACGATAGCGGTCAGAAATCAGACGAAGGTCTCCCGCCAGCCTTGTCAGAATCACCAAGCTTTTTAGCCGAATCAGGGCTACCCTTCTGTCGATATTCTATAATCCTAGACAACACGTTTGGCAGAGAGGACAGTTATCAATTGAAGGAACATGGAACAGACCATTTAGAGCTTGTCAGAGGCAAGCAAGCAGATAAAAGATGGGTGTTATTCTTTTCAGATCGCTTTGCCGAGAAACAGTATC CCTTGAAAATTAACACCGACGCTATCTACGATCAAATTTCTCTTTTATCGCTGATTCCTCCCAGAAAAATGCCCCGTACGCACATGGGCGGCGCTCTGACCGAACATCACATTCGAAAACTCCAATTCACATCTTGGCTAGCTAATCAAGACGCATACAAAAATTGTCTCGAGGGCCGTGGCCCGCATATCTTGTATATTGACTGCTATGCAGAAGAGGCATCGCGCGCTGCCATGCTCTCCCAGTATATTCGTACTATGTACGACTTTCACGTCGGAGACAGGTCACAATATTCCTACAGACTTCCATTTTATTTCGAATTCAACGAATTTGATACTAGATATAATAGCATCAAGGCCATGCTAGTCACATTCCTCTGTGAGATGGTCTCGCGGCATTGGCATACTTCCCCGACAATTCGTCTAGTGTTAAGAAATTTCCACTATTACCGCTGTTGGTCGCTAAAAGACCTTTTCAAACTCTTTACCGAAATTAGGAAATGCCCATATGTGAATAGATATACACTATTCCTTTGCTGCTGGGATAGCTGCATAGAAGACGAGCGGACTTGGTTCTTAACTAGAGTCCTCGAGCAGCATAGCCGCAGTGAGCTGGATTATACTGTAGTCATTACTACAAGAGGTCCAGACAAATTTTTGAAAAGCTCTATTGACAATTCACAAGTTTTATCTTTAGAAAAATGCCCGGTACCTCTTTATGGCTTTGCAGAGGACGAGGGGGATAACGTAAGCGGACTTATGCTATTGCTAGAAGATATACTTCGAAAACGTCCAGCTTTACAAGGGTTGAAATCAGTCATGATACAGCTAATTGACGAATGCTCTCAAAAATCTCATCTTggatatataattttaaattggCTTGGCCATTTTGGACGAGGCAGTCCGATATCAGACATTGCCAGAACGCTCGAACGACTACGTCCGGTTACCCCTGATAGCAtattagcagtaattattGGAAATTTGCGTCCAGAAAAACGAAAATTGGCTCAAACAATTTATCGATGGGTCAGATACGGAGTGGAACCCCTGACAGTTGAAGCCCTTGGCCATGCCATAGCAGCATCTACAACTTCTGATGACATATCGCTACTCGATATTGACCATGAATATCTGCTGGAGAATCTGGAAAGAATATTCTGCGGTATAATCAAAATTGAGGGCCACGACATCAAATTTTCGTACGATTCGTTTTATGTTTCCAATCTCGTTGAATTTGAGGGCGACGTCCATGAACAGGGTTTTTCCTCGCATGGTGAGCTAGCCCGGGCTTGCTTGAGATATTTGCTTTGCGACGAGGTACAGAAACAATACTCTAAGTTCTCTGTCGAAAATTACGGGGGAGACATAGATAAATGTCTCCTTCTGCCCCCCCGGGATGACTTGTTAGCCTATGCTGTCCGTCTATGGGCCGCGCATTACCGCTTAAGTGGTCACCATAGACCTCTTGAGCTGGCTCTGGAATTTTTCAAAGCAAAGGGAGCAAGAAACAAATGGGCTGAGGCGCATTATCTTCTTTCAAATCCCTTCACGCGCTGCCAGCGAAGCTTTATATCTGTTCTACCCTTGACAGCCGCATTAGGTCTCGAAGATGTTATCTCTAAACAGATTGAAGAACAACAGCATTCTCAATACTTTCAACAAGATTGCTGGTTAGCAATTGCCGAAGCAGCCCGCAATGGTCACATACACATAGTTCGCAAGCTTCTGGGTCATGTGCAGGCGGAAGAACTCGGATTACAAGACGCAATTTTCTGGGCGACCCATTCAGGTAACGAGAAGATTATGACTGAACTGCTAGGTAAAGTTGCCTTATTGGATAAATTCTCTTTTCCTGAGTCAGTTCTCCtccgcgctgctgcagctggcctTCATGATTTGGTCTCCTCCATCATACAAACGGACTATGATCTTTCTGAGACAAATCTTGATATTAGAAATGAGACTGCTCTTCACACGGCAGTATACTGGGGTCATGAGAAGATAGTAGAGCTTCTTCTGGACTCTAACATGGACCCAACTacggaagatggagaagggagaaCTGCTTTTCGGTTGGCAGTCATGATGGGTGACACCAACATTATACAACTTTTTCTTAATAAGAGGAAAATGACACACGACGAGGAGCAACTTGGGCCATTGATATTGAATACTGCAATATCTGTGGGCGAATATGCCGCATTGAAGTGCCTATTATTTGCCGGGGCGGACTGTAATGTTGGAGCATTCGACGCAAACGACGAACTCCGATATCCCATTATCCACGCCGCAGATTGCGGGAAGATCAGGTGCCTTCATATTCTCCTAGAGAACGGCGCAGATGCTTGCACTAAATCTAAAGAAGGGAGCCCCTTATACTTGCTTTGCAGCGAAATACAAGCTATCGACGGCTATCGTGCTCTTTTAGAACATGGAGCAGACCCTAACGAATGTTACTCAGATAAGGAGATGCTTATAAAACGTGCTTTAAGAACAAATGATAAACGTTTGATTGAGGTCCTCAGCGAAAATGGCGCTCAATTCAACAAGCCAGATACGAATGGCATATTACCAATAACAGTCGCTGTATCTCTATGCTCCACTGAGATATTAGAATATATCCTTGATAAGGGGGCAGATGCGAATTACACTCCAGAAGGGGCCACCGCCCCAATATTATACGCAGTCACCCCAGAATGTGATATCAAAATAGCTGAGCTTCTTTTGAGCAAAGGTGCAAATGTCAACTGTGCGAATAGACCAGCGGAATATACACCTCTTCACCTGGCTTATGACATGCCTGATTTTGCCACCCTATTTTTAAAACATGGTGCAGATATAAATGCCATGTCTCGATACGGAACTGTATTGATGTTGGTCGCCCAATGGGGGCGCGTGGACACTATGAACATCTTATTATCTCATAAAAGTCCTCCGGCAGATCTAAATGCCACTATCATTGAGGAAGAAAACGGCGAAGATTATCCTAAAACGGCTTTGGATCTCGCGCTGCAGTTTAAACAGTACGAGTGCGCAAATCTCCTGCTTGAGGCTGGGGCCCAGCTAGATGCCAAATTTGAAGATGCTAGACTTGTCGTACAATCATGTGAAGACAATAACTCTGGGGAAGCCATCAAGGTCATGAGATACTACCTCCAGCATGGCATGCAAGCAGATCATGTGGATGAGCACAAAAATACGATCCTTCATGGCATTGAGGAGCTTACCACGACGCCTTTAATACAGCTCCTCATTGGCTATGGATGTCCTTTTGATACTGCTAACAATGACGGGTTGACGCCATTGGCTATGGCTGTAAAATTTGACAACGTTGCAGCGGCAAAGTATCTTATCAGCATTGGTGCCAGGACGAATGTCTCTGGGCCATCTTTTGGCAGCCTATTACACCTAGCCTTAAAAAGCAAATCCAGAGACGAGAGCAAAATCATCGAGATGATGAAAATTCTCATTGACGCCAAGACAGATCCTCATAAACTAAGCCAAGGGCCCGAGGGTAAATCCCTACTTCAAATGGCAATATCGGAATTTTACGGCAGAACTTTGCATAGACTTGCTAGATTTCTTATTGACGATGTCGGCATAGATGTCAATGAGCGGAGTGGATCCGACGAATATCCTATTACTATCGCTTGTGACTACAGAGAATGGAATCTTGTTGATTATTTTCTTCGTCGCGGCGCTGATGTCAACGTTGCCAACGGTCACGGTCGTCGTGCTATTCAtttcgctgctgctttggcAGAAAAACCAAGACCAATCCAAGTCCTGGCAAAAGCTGGGGCAGATATGCAAGCTGCAGACAACTTCGGGCGCACCTCATTGCATTTCATAGCAACGTCTAGACATGCACGTATTACATGGACCAAGGCCTTCACCAAGAATTTGGACATCAATATAAAGGATATCGATGGATGGACACCGCTAATGTGGGCATGTAAAGCTGGCGAAGAGGCTGAGGATATTATCGTGAAATTGGTTAATGACTACGGTGCAGATATCTGGGCAAGGAGTACTGACGGTGAATGGTCTCCGTTTAAGCTTGCTTGTCTCAATGATATGGATACCGGCATTCTGGAGATCTTGCGGCCCCCGGAAGGAAAACAGCAACGAATTTGCGAAGACGGAACAATACAACACTGGGATGTTGCTCCGCATTACGATACGTGGAAAATTGGCAATGGCCGACTGTTTTGTGGTAGTTGTTTCATG TCTACTGGATGGCCGCGTTTTCGGTGTACTGTGTGCAAGCTCCCTTACATGTTATGCTTTAAATGCATAGCTCATCAGGATAAGATGCACAATGCAGAACACGAATTTACCGAGTACTTTGATGAGACAGAGGACGCAGTTGGGGACGAGATGCCCGACTCTGACAATGAGAGTGATAGCAGGGATAGACACGATtcaggagagggagaggacagtaatgacgaagatgaggacgaggatgaggatgaggatgatgacgagaaCGACGATGAAATTGACGAGTCTGATGAGTAG
- a CDS encoding uncharacterized protein (EggNog:ENOG41): MSNNEAPAARLEGLEDENDTEVFDVGMFESGTVGSGFHIKNNPKDPYQRPDIIQRTGHGVDIRCTLIDAVHGAMSADSDYWATILVLQFRFDPQKRARRVAEATIELCFGASDANKNLPEIDAISFDGNYSFLSSKQSETITKGCDGNIGASYGADLGASIKWEKTVVRETADATTISGGKLVVDNMPPNRIAKWTLLENKTLKTGVPASIRVAVRIKRLDEAIFTCLPRLQCKADKWTTLKTFFGGVPEDDPVLLNPELKPTNKLMAYDTEELGSVNLQMLSDVTFTTMILDAQK, translated from the coding sequence ATGTCGAACAACGAAGCACCAGCTGCCAGACTGGAAGGACTGGAAGATGAAAATGATACTGAGGTGTTTGACGTTGGAATGTTTGAAAGCGGTACCGTTGGTAGCGGGTTTCATATCAAGAATAACCCGAAAGATCCGTATCAGCGGCCAGATATAATTCAGCGGACTGGACATGGTGTTGATATTAGATGTACTCTTATTGATGCCGTTCATGGAGCTATGTCTGCGGACAGCGACTACTGGGCGACTATACTGGTATTACAATTTCGGTTCGACCCTCAAAAGAGAGCACGTCGAGTCGCAGAGGCAACGATTGAACTATGCTTTGGCGCTTCTGATGCAAACAAGAATTTGCCCGAGATCGACGCAATATCCTTCGACGGAAATTACAGCTTTTTGTCTAGCAAACAATCTGAAACTATTACCAAAGGTTGTGATGGGAATATTGGAGCCAGCTACGGCGCTGATCTTGGCGCGTCAATAAAATGGGAGAAGACGGTAGTTCGTGAAACGGCAGATGCAACTACGATAAGCGGCGGGAAGCTCGTAGTGGACAACATGCCCCCCAACCGCATTGCCAAATGGACTTTGTTAGAAAACAAAACTCTCAAAACAGGGGTGCCAGCTTCCATCCGAGTGGCGGTGAGAATCAAGAGATTGGACGAGGCTATATTCACCTGCCTTCCAAGACTCCAATGCAAAGCAGACAAATGGACGACACTAAAGACGTTCTTTGGAGGAGTGCCTGAAGATGACCCAGTGCTACTCAACCCAGAACTGAAGCCGACGAACAAGCTTATGGCATATGACACTGAAGAGCTGGGCAGTGTCAACCTGCAGATGCTGAGCGATGTGACTTTTACAACAATGATACTAGACGCTCAGAAATAG